From the genome of Pyxidicoccus trucidator, one region includes:
- a CDS encoding flagellar hook-length control protein FliK: MATDSDSSKPAAAQDARAAAPELRLLDRRAFVGFPALEVLPGVRVSDFALQIPDVSFPFNVSAGATRYQRKKLLFGFLELSVDADVVTRRVAELAGRLAGIEELRLHFRPGYLEGQGRLPAPERTPFTFKVAFDADGEKLAVYLYDVRLYGFSSTPSVQVPGILATAVGALGLVPDVEVRGATGFSTRVLPALCQLAAVSRGYKMPSLDTARLSAAEVSGTGLRLRFAAGGLPPPAAPDEELMLALEGARAFADAEGLIAQGRLAEARQAYLQAGDAQDAHPFAAERLLSLMVADPQAHDLALDIAATLQRRRDRSPASLWGEAVVRERRGEGARAAERYLALCALARRTSEEAAAFFAAEAAARCSRDTAPQVAVKALHELLGLKPDHLPSLKALARASDQARDRAGAVRAYRRLAALARDPAEAADAHVHLARLCAQTEDDVAGARLHCEAALRLAPDHPDALLLLGELCHRGGEHLRALKALDRLREVAMARHELDRVGHADLLAGRVWEEGLKQPDNALLRYREAVSLLPGEPEPLFAAARVAEGLGRLQEALAGYQQALELAGPAPRSEGVRQAAHASHHALARLYRTRLGDPARSREHLESALSLDPRDAVALEELIPYFRATGRSQELAEAVEKAAALQEESGKRAALWAEAGELYRGKLQQPEKAERLLLLALEADGDHRPALESLLALAESRRDGALLTRCLSSLARLSTDLKDRAQKYRRLAVAARDLAFDLDLAVHALQEVLRAEPDDLPALGELCALQRKRADMAGLATALEVRARVAETQNDKRLAAAALRELAGVLEARLGRVGDALVALEKAARLAPDAAVLLDLADLSLRCERPEHARRALETLLSTLPRTAAPEKLADVRARLGRACEMLGDRDGAIAAYAQAFPLRRLDDALAARLEALYTEAGETQALAELWASRAQALMGADRAEEAAPLFLQSARALLDRGEKAAALLRLTAALEASPQGPLAAEVLESLAELELERGEKLEAARLYARRAALVLDARTGAKLLYRASLLAAGTSREEAFLAEALERDASFAPARQRRGELRLPTDARAALEDFEAVLALPPVDADAPREQERVALTRKAATAAVRAGRTDAARRLLAEYCARAPEDLDARLELAALHRKAGAREALADLLVELWPRLSGDPRRAARRELAELSLGLGRASAAVDSLRSLRLEEPHDTWAAQALLDLLPPPGTGTTEEEAERLELLGTLVAAAAGEARAELLARRAVLHRAAGRMAAARDDFSEAAKLSRRPAPLLLALAELARESGDETAELEVWRSAVAADANLSTRARERLLALAAVLVEKDVRGAARDALRAAIALEPPAAERCDAFFALAELAHRDAQPDDEAAALAEAARQGPTPRRVEALLARATLLEARGHIKDAGQSLEAALALAPRHAQATIALQRVLRAQQDWAALAELLSSEAAHTPPAEATAMYAELADLYLDRLEQPIPAEAALRQALRLSPADAAVRRRLVTLVAGRGEPREAAALLETAAESASASEAAVLLREGAGYARSAQDLERALKLARKAHSLVPAQGAELASLAELLYLRGAVLEALPLQDTLAAGADFRAAPDAAEATWLRLGELAEQAGETKRAVGAYRKLLSERPLCEAAVQRLAALLEKDDPRGAFDVLVAHARALAPSEDTVRRLVALAERARAALADAGVAASLLSRAAELSKEPLPLRRRLAALYRDTGRSLELLTELRQVATLSLQAGDVAEALAAYTEEARLAEDVGRADDALRALADARDVLESKGQAAEAAACERRRAELLRDVKLDPTAAEAALERAFALAEDLGTARLGAALAERRDDSEAEARWLERALPLLRDAKEAATLRLRLARLHLGVLSDVAKAEDFLREALRGDRSLAEAEALLAKLLESDGRLAELAAWYEECAEGETDSERRADLLQRAAVLYRDRAGRPDAAAAAFIAARAARPDDLELTAQAAELLHEVKRHADAAEFDAVLLEADPFREPIFTRHLAFLEETEDHQALAELMLRRAQRQEATDAAESYLAAARAFRAGGARERALLCEDQAFDLSPASEEAFERVRERAAGDVRRLSELLALRAEALPAPHALPLLRERANGLLEAGEVLLAAEAFDEYLSRAGDDVEALSARAELAAKGGGPIAARPYDRRLLSAGGDALPVPVRARTWLRLGHASLGAGAYHDAADAFEAVVSLELEGERGREALSLLAEVHSRTGNGPGLYRASLQLARRADDAATAEVLYRRAADLFDDPKDAIDALLPLARLRPADAAVIDRAVAGLRALGRHGDLLEVYASGAEAAGGKRAAELLLAAASVATESLADEDAAWSLTQRAAEAAPEDLTALRALVDGLRKRDESTRLLEALERLVPRLEDADEASVLRLELAALARGAAREDAAREALEAVVSRGASGAGYADALEALEKLLGDAPGRRAEVQVARAELVSGRERQVLLMAAARAFESAGRLPDALKAAKAAASVEPDVEATLRVAHLYRASGDSPGAARALMQAARQAAPEERPPLLLEAVGLWEKAGEHGEALEVIERIATEAPDMLPPSELAERFGRLGAFTRALDVGFAPAMAAGDYTDALAMAAQAGDAARSREALWALAALPDVDSAHASALADGLRAEGETEGLLELAGLSASRDAAFAVSLLDEVLRSVEAPVRARLRALEELSTDAGFATRLTLLLPVLEKLPVELAEAVLAKVRAQPEAARVEALAMAADGWPSRRKALLRERHALEFELGRFDAAAQTLVRLIDAEEDAHVRAALHHEHGELLLSPLDLPDAARAAFEKALADDGAHLPALRNLLALVDVTAEPAVFVALAQRLSVEEGPDASAPYRERLADAYEALGMVVDAAVQLEALPETEERLARRARLAEERGLVGEALRLRERLTDEPAVLESILRGYLDAQLVSPAARLAERLFDAGVLSAEVTRMSAERLSPAPEGATLAARIWPELLRAQPLDVDGWTLYAEALRGLGRVEAAERADGIGAALDSSSAAARMAPVTVLPVPAGFQHPVSPDAVPVTSERFPRLAAALRPLLSSLGAGGLRVVVDPVGGVEAYLANSEALVLGAGALSCFGATELGYLCALALALGEAGVKLARPGPVPELEAAAVAAFRAMPSSLAAGRVLARLDPEVRGGDPAKVEVGPVLARGGVFRALALSVLEGT; this comes from the coding sequence ATGGCTACTGATAGCGACTCTTCCAAGCCCGCCGCGGCGCAGGATGCGCGCGCCGCCGCCCCCGAGCTGCGCCTGCTGGACCGCAGGGCGTTCGTGGGCTTCCCGGCATTGGAGGTGCTGCCGGGCGTGCGCGTCTCCGACTTCGCGCTGCAGATTCCGGACGTCAGCTTCCCCTTCAACGTCAGCGCCGGCGCCACGCGCTACCAGCGCAAGAAGCTGCTCTTCGGCTTCCTGGAGCTGTCCGTCGACGCGGACGTCGTCACGCGCCGGGTGGCGGAGCTGGCCGGGCGACTGGCCGGCATCGAAGAGCTGCGCCTCCACTTCCGCCCCGGCTACCTGGAAGGCCAGGGGCGGCTGCCGGCCCCGGAGCGCACGCCCTTCACCTTCAAGGTGGCGTTCGACGCGGACGGGGAGAAGCTCGCCGTCTACCTGTACGACGTGCGCCTGTACGGCTTCTCCTCCACGCCCTCGGTGCAGGTGCCCGGGATTCTGGCCACCGCCGTGGGCGCGCTGGGACTGGTGCCCGACGTGGAGGTGCGCGGGGCCACCGGCTTCTCCACGCGCGTGCTGCCGGCGCTGTGCCAGCTCGCGGCGGTGAGCCGGGGCTACAAGATGCCCTCGCTGGACACCGCGCGCCTGTCCGCCGCCGAAGTCTCCGGCACCGGCCTGCGCCTGCGCTTCGCCGCCGGGGGCCTGCCTCCGCCGGCCGCGCCGGACGAGGAGCTGATGCTCGCGCTGGAGGGCGCTCGCGCCTTCGCGGACGCGGAAGGACTCATTGCCCAGGGCCGGCTGGCCGAGGCGCGCCAGGCGTACCTCCAGGCCGGGGACGCGCAGGACGCGCACCCCTTCGCCGCCGAGCGGCTGCTGTCGCTCATGGTGGCGGACCCGCAGGCACACGACCTGGCGCTGGATATCGCGGCCACCCTGCAGCGCCGGAGGGACCGCAGCCCCGCGTCCCTCTGGGGCGAGGCGGTGGTGCGCGAGCGCCGGGGCGAGGGTGCCCGCGCCGCCGAGCGCTACCTGGCCCTGTGCGCGCTGGCCCGCCGCACCTCGGAGGAGGCCGCGGCCTTCTTCGCCGCCGAGGCCGCCGCCCGCTGCTCGCGCGACACCGCGCCGCAGGTGGCGGTGAAGGCGCTGCACGAGCTGCTCGGCCTCAAGCCGGACCACCTGCCTTCCCTCAAGGCGCTGGCGCGCGCCTCCGACCAGGCCCGCGACAGGGCCGGCGCGGTGCGGGCCTACCGCCGGCTGGCGGCGCTCGCGAGAGACCCGGCCGAGGCCGCGGACGCTCACGTCCACCTCGCCCGGCTGTGCGCGCAGACGGAGGACGATGTCGCCGGAGCCCGGCTGCACTGCGAGGCCGCGCTGCGGCTGGCGCCGGACCACCCGGACGCGCTGCTGCTGCTGGGTGAGCTGTGCCACCGGGGCGGAGAGCACCTGCGCGCGCTGAAGGCGCTGGACCGCCTGCGCGAAGTCGCCATGGCCCGGCACGAGCTGGACCGGGTGGGCCATGCGGACCTGCTCGCCGGCCGCGTGTGGGAAGAGGGACTGAAGCAGCCGGACAACGCGCTGCTGCGCTACCGCGAGGCCGTGTCGCTGCTGCCCGGCGAGCCGGAGCCGCTGTTCGCCGCCGCCCGCGTGGCGGAGGGACTGGGGCGCTTGCAGGAGGCGCTCGCGGGCTACCAGCAGGCGCTGGAGCTGGCGGGGCCGGCGCCGCGCTCGGAAGGGGTGCGCCAGGCCGCGCACGCCAGCCACCACGCGCTGGCGCGGCTGTACCGCACGCGGCTGGGAGACCCGGCGCGCTCGCGCGAGCACCTGGAGTCCGCGCTGTCGCTGGACCCGCGCGACGCGGTGGCGCTCGAGGAGCTGATTCCGTACTTCCGCGCCACCGGCCGCTCGCAGGAATTGGCCGAGGCGGTGGAGAAGGCCGCCGCGCTCCAGGAGGAGTCCGGCAAGCGCGCCGCGCTGTGGGCCGAGGCCGGTGAGCTGTACCGAGGCAAGCTCCAGCAGCCGGAGAAGGCCGAGCGCCTCCTCCTGCTGGCCCTGGAAGCCGACGGCGACCACCGGCCCGCGCTGGAGTCGCTGCTGGCGCTCGCCGAGTCACGGCGTGACGGCGCGCTGCTGACGCGCTGCCTGTCCTCGCTGGCGCGGCTGTCCACGGACCTGAAGGACCGCGCGCAGAAGTACCGCCGCCTCGCGGTGGCCGCGCGCGACCTGGCCTTCGACCTGGACCTCGCGGTGCACGCGCTCCAGGAAGTGCTGCGCGCGGAGCCGGACGATTTGCCCGCGCTGGGCGAGCTGTGCGCCCTGCAGCGCAAGCGCGCGGACATGGCGGGGCTGGCGACGGCGCTGGAAGTCCGCGCGCGGGTGGCGGAGACGCAGAACGACAAGCGGCTCGCGGCCGCGGCGCTGCGCGAGTTGGCCGGAGTGTTGGAGGCCCGCCTGGGCCGCGTGGGCGACGCGCTGGTGGCGCTGGAGAAGGCCGCGCGGCTGGCGCCGGACGCCGCCGTGCTGCTGGACCTCGCCGACCTGTCGCTGCGCTGCGAGCGCCCCGAGCACGCCCGCCGCGCGCTGGAGACGCTGCTGTCCACGCTGCCCCGCACGGCGGCGCCGGAGAAGCTGGCGGACGTGCGCGCCCGGCTGGGCCGCGCGTGCGAGATGCTGGGCGACCGCGACGGCGCCATCGCCGCCTACGCGCAGGCCTTCCCGCTGCGCCGGCTGGACGATGCGCTGGCCGCGCGCCTGGAGGCCCTCTACACGGAGGCCGGTGAGACGCAGGCCCTGGCCGAGCTGTGGGCCAGCCGCGCGCAGGCGCTGATGGGCGCCGACCGCGCCGAGGAGGCCGCGCCCCTCTTCCTCCAGAGCGCCCGCGCGCTGCTGGACCGGGGCGAGAAGGCCGCCGCGCTGCTGCGCCTGACGGCGGCCCTGGAGGCGAGCCCCCAGGGCCCGCTGGCCGCCGAGGTGCTGGAGTCGCTGGCCGAGCTGGAGCTGGAGCGCGGCGAGAAGCTGGAGGCCGCGAGGCTGTACGCGCGCCGCGCCGCGCTGGTACTGGACGCGCGCACCGGGGCGAAGCTGCTCTACCGCGCCTCGCTGCTGGCGGCGGGCACCAGCCGGGAAGAGGCCTTCCTCGCCGAGGCGCTGGAGCGCGACGCTTCCTTCGCCCCCGCGCGGCAGCGTCGGGGCGAGCTGCGCCTGCCGACGGACGCCCGCGCCGCGCTGGAGGACTTCGAGGCCGTGCTGGCGCTGCCGCCGGTGGACGCGGACGCGCCTCGTGAGCAGGAGCGCGTGGCCCTCACGCGCAAGGCCGCCACCGCCGCGGTGCGCGCGGGCCGCACGGACGCCGCGCGCCGCCTGCTGGCCGAGTACTGCGCCCGCGCGCCGGAGGACCTGGACGCCCGGCTGGAGCTGGCCGCGCTGCACCGCAAGGCCGGCGCCCGCGAGGCCCTGGCGGACCTGCTGGTGGAGCTGTGGCCGCGCCTCTCGGGCGACCCGCGCCGTGCCGCCCGCCGCGAGCTGGCGGAGCTGTCGCTGGGGCTGGGCCGTGCGAGCGCCGCCGTGGACTCGCTGCGCAGCCTGCGGCTGGAGGAGCCCCACGACACCTGGGCCGCGCAGGCCCTGCTGGATTTGCTGCCCCCGCCGGGCACGGGCACGACGGAGGAGGAGGCCGAGCGGCTGGAGCTGCTGGGCACCCTCGTGGCCGCCGCCGCGGGCGAGGCCCGTGCGGAGCTGCTCGCCCGTCGCGCCGTGCTCCACCGCGCCGCGGGCCGCATGGCCGCCGCGCGCGACGACTTCTCCGAGGCCGCGAAGCTCTCCCGCCGCCCCGCGCCGCTGCTGCTGGCGCTGGCCGAGCTGGCCCGCGAGTCGGGCGACGAGACGGCGGAGCTGGAGGTGTGGCGCAGCGCCGTCGCCGCCGACGCCAACCTCTCCACGCGCGCCCGGGAGCGCCTGCTGGCCCTGGCCGCCGTGCTGGTGGAGAAGGACGTGCGCGGCGCCGCCCGCGACGCCCTCCGCGCCGCGATTGCGCTGGAGCCGCCCGCCGCCGAGCGCTGTGACGCCTTCTTCGCCCTGGCCGAGCTGGCCCACCGCGACGCGCAGCCGGACGACGAGGCCGCCGCGCTCGCCGAGGCCGCCCGCCAGGGCCCGACGCCCCGCCGCGTGGAGGCGCTGCTGGCGCGCGCCACGCTGCTCGAGGCGCGAGGACATATAAAGGATGCGGGGCAGAGCCTGGAGGCCGCGCTCGCCCTGGCGCCCCGCCACGCGCAGGCCACCATCGCCCTCCAGCGCGTGCTGCGCGCCCAGCAGGACTGGGCCGCCCTGGCGGAGCTGCTCTCCTCCGAGGCGGCGCACACGCCGCCCGCCGAGGCCACCGCGATGTACGCGGAGCTGGCGGACCTCTACCTGGACCGCCTGGAGCAGCCCATCCCCGCCGAGGCGGCGCTGCGACAGGCCCTGCGCCTGTCTCCCGCCGACGCGGCCGTGCGCCGCCGTCTGGTGACGCTGGTGGCGGGCCGGGGCGAGCCGAGGGAGGCCGCCGCGCTGCTGGAGACGGCCGCCGAGAGCGCCTCCGCCTCCGAGGCCGCCGTGCTGCTTCGCGAGGGCGCCGGGTATGCCCGGAGCGCTCAGGATTTGGAGCGAGCGCTGAAGCTGGCGCGCAAGGCCCACTCGCTGGTGCCCGCGCAGGGCGCGGAGCTGGCGTCGCTGGCCGAGCTGCTCTACCTGCGCGGCGCGGTGCTGGAAGCGCTGCCGCTCCAGGACACGCTCGCCGCCGGGGCGGACTTCCGCGCCGCGCCGGACGCCGCCGAGGCCACGTGGCTGCGGCTGGGCGAGCTGGCCGAGCAGGCCGGAGAGACGAAGCGCGCGGTGGGCGCGTACCGGAAGCTGCTCTCCGAGCGCCCCCTGTGCGAGGCCGCGGTGCAGCGGCTCGCCGCGCTGCTGGAGAAGGATGACCCGCGCGGCGCGTTCGACGTGCTCGTCGCCCACGCTCGCGCCCTGGCGCCCTCCGAGGACACGGTGCGGAGGCTCGTCGCGCTGGCGGAGCGTGCCCGCGCGGCGCTGGCGGACGCGGGCGTGGCGGCGTCGCTGCTGTCGCGCGCGGCGGAGCTGTCGAAGGAACCGCTGCCGCTGCGGCGCCGGCTGGCTGCTCTCTACCGAGACACGGGACGCTCGCTGGAGCTGCTCACCGAGCTGCGCCAGGTGGCCACCCTCAGCCTCCAGGCCGGAGACGTGGCCGAGGCGCTCGCCGCGTACACGGAAGAGGCCCGGCTCGCCGAGGACGTGGGCCGCGCGGACGACGCGCTGCGGGCCCTGGCGGACGCGCGCGACGTGCTGGAGTCGAAGGGGCAGGCCGCCGAGGCCGCCGCCTGCGAGCGCCGGCGCGCGGAGCTGCTGCGCGACGTGAAGCTGGACCCCACCGCCGCGGAAGCGGCGCTGGAGCGGGCCTTCGCGCTGGCGGAGGACCTGGGCACGGCGCGGCTGGGCGCGGCGCTGGCCGAGCGGCGTGACGACTCGGAAGCCGAGGCCCGCTGGCTGGAGCGCGCGCTGCCGCTGCTGCGGGACGCGAAGGAGGCGGCGACGCTGCGGCTGCGGCTGGCGCGGCTGCACCTGGGCGTGCTGTCGGACGTGGCGAAGGCCGAGGACTTCCTGCGCGAGGCGCTGCGCGGGGACCGCTCGCTGGCGGAGGCCGAGGCGCTGCTGGCGAAGCTGCTGGAGAGCGACGGGCGGCTGGCGGAGCTGGCGGCCTGGTACGAGGAGTGCGCCGAGGGAGAGACGGACTCGGAGCGTCGCGCGGACCTGCTCCAGCGCGCCGCGGTGCTTTACCGCGACAGGGCGGGGCGCCCGGATGCCGCCGCCGCCGCGTTCATCGCCGCCCGCGCCGCGCGCCCGGATGACCTGGAGCTGACGGCCCAGGCCGCGGAGTTGCTGCACGAGGTGAAGCGCCACGCGGACGCCGCCGAGTTCGACGCGGTGCTGCTGGAGGCGGACCCGTTCCGCGAGCCCATCTTCACGCGTCACCTCGCCTTCCTGGAGGAGACGGAGGACCACCAGGCGCTCGCCGAGCTGATGCTGCGCCGGGCCCAGCGCCAGGAGGCCACCGACGCCGCGGAGAGCTACCTCGCCGCCGCCCGGGCCTTCCGCGCGGGTGGTGCCCGGGAGCGCGCGCTGCTGTGCGAGGACCAGGCCTTCGACCTGAGCCCCGCCAGCGAGGAGGCCTTCGAGCGCGTGCGCGAGCGCGCCGCCGGAGACGTGCGCCGGCTCTCGGAGTTGCTGGCCCTGCGCGCCGAGGCGCTGCCCGCGCCCCATGCCCTGCCGCTGCTGCGCGAGCGCGCCAACGGCCTGCTGGAGGCGGGCGAGGTGTTGCTGGCCGCCGAGGCCTTCGACGAGTACCTCTCCCGCGCCGGAGACGACGTGGAGGCGCTGTCCGCGCGCGCCGAGCTGGCCGCGAAGGGCGGCGGGCCCATCGCCGCGCGTCCGTATGACCGCCGCCTGCTGTCGGCCGGTGGGGACGCGCTGCCGGTGCCGGTGCGCGCGCGCACATGGCTGCGGCTGGGGCACGCCTCGCTCGGCGCGGGCGCGTACCACGACGCGGCGGATGCCTTCGAGGCGGTGGTGTCGCTGGAGCTCGAGGGCGAGCGCGGCCGTGAGGCCCTGTCGCTGCTGGCCGAGGTGCACTCGCGCACGGGCAACGGGCCGGGGCTCTACCGGGCCTCGCTCCAGCTCGCGCGCCGCGCGGACGACGCGGCCACGGCCGAGGTGCTCTACCGCCGCGCGGCGGACCTCTTCGACGACCCGAAGGACGCCATCGACGCGCTGCTGCCCCTGGCGCGGCTGCGGCCCGCGGACGCCGCCGTCATCGACCGGGCGGTGGCGGGCCTGCGCGCCCTCGGCCGGCACGGTGACTTGCTGGAGGTGTACGCGTCCGGCGCCGAGGCCGCGGGAGGAAAGCGCGCCGCCGAGCTGCTGCTGGCCGCCGCCTCCGTCGCCACCGAGTCCCTGGCGGACGAGGACGCGGCCTGGTCGCTCACCCAGCGTGCGGCCGAGGCCGCCCCGGAAGACCTGACGGCGCTCCGCGCGCTGGTGGACGGCCTGCGCAAGCGCGACGAGTCCACGCGGCTGCTGGAGGCGCTGGAGCGGCTCGTGCCCCGCCTGGAGGACGCGGACGAGGCGTCCGTGCTGCGGCTGGAGCTGGCCGCGCTCGCTCGTGGCGCCGCCCGTGAGGACGCGGCCCGCGAGGCGCTGGAGGCGGTGGTGTCACGCGGGGCCTCGGGCGCCGGCTACGCCGACGCGCTGGAGGCGCTGGAGAAGCTGCTGGGCGACGCCCCCGGGCGCAGGGCCGAGGTGCAGGTGGCTCGCGCGGAGCTGGTGTCCGGCCGTGAGCGCCAGGTGCTGTTGATGGCGGCGGCGCGGGCCTTCGAGTCCGCCGGCCGGCTGCCGGATGCGCTGAAGGCCGCGAAGGCCGCGGCGTCGGTGGAGCCGGACGTGGAGGCCACCCTGCGCGTGGCCCACCTGTACCGCGCCTCTGGAGACTCCCCGGGCGCGGCGCGGGCGCTGATGCAGGCGGCCCGGCAGGCGGCGCCGGAGGAGCGTCCGCCGCTGCTGCTGGAGGCGGTGGGCCTGTGGGAGAAGGCCGGCGAGCATGGCGAGGCGCTGGAGGTCATCGAGCGCATCGCCACCGAGGCGCCGGACATGCTGCCCCCGTCGGAGCTGGCGGAGCGCTTCGGCCGGCTCGGCGCCTTCACCCGCGCACTGGACGTGGGCTTCGCGCCCGCCATGGCCGCGGGCGACTACACGGACGCGCTGGCCATGGCCGCGCAGGCCGGAGACGCGGCGCGCTCGCGCGAGGCGCTGTGGGCGCTGGCCGCGCTGCCGGACGTGGACTCCGCCCATGCCTCCGCCCTGGCGGACGGCCTGCGCGCGGAAGGCGAGACGGAGGGGCTGCTGGAGCTGGCGGGCCTGTCCGCCTCCCGTGACGCCGCCTTCGCGGTGTCGCTGCTCGACGAGGTGCTCCGCTCGGTGGAGGCGCCCGTGCGGGCCCGCCTGCGCGCGCTGGAGGAGCTGTCGACGGACGCGGGCTTCGCCACCCGCCTCACGCTGCTGCTGCCCGTGCTGGAGAAGCTGCCGGTGGAGCTGGCCGAGGCGGTGCTGGCGAAGGTGCGCGCCCAGCCCGAGGCCGCGCGGGTGGAAGCGCTGGCCATGGCGGCGGACGGCTGGCCCTCCCGTCGCAAGGCGCTGCTGCGCGAGCGCCACGCGCTGGAGTTCGAGCTGGGCCGCTTCGACGCCGCGGCGCAGACGCTGGTCCGCCTCATCGACGCCGAGGAGGACGCACACGTCCGCGCCGCCCTGCACCACGAGCACGGCGAGCTGCTGCTCAGCCCGCTCGACCTGCCGGACGCGGCGCGCGCTGCGTTCGAGAAGGCGCTGGCCGACGACGGCGCGCACCTGCCCGCGCTGCGAAACCTGCTGGCGCTGGTGGACGTGACGGCCGAGCCCGCCGTCTTCGTGGCGCTGGCGCAGCGGCTGTCGGTGGAGGAGGGCCCCGACGCGAGCGCTCCCTACCGCGAGCGGCTGGCGGACGCCTACGAGGCGCTGGGCATGGTGGTGGACGCCGCCGTGCAGTTGGAGGCCCTGCCGGAGACGGAGGAGCGGCTGGCCCGCCGCGCCCGGCTCGCCGAGGAGCGCGGCCTCGTGGGTGAAGCGCTGCGCCTGCGCGAGCGGCTCACCGACGAGCCCGCCGTGCTGGAGTCCATCCTCCGCGGCTACCTGGACGCGCAGCTCGTGTCGCCCGCGGCCCGGCTCGCCGAGCGCCTCTTCGACGCGGGCGTGCTGTCCGCCGAAGTCACCCGGATGTCGGCGGAGCGGCTCTCCCCGGCGCCCGAGGGCGCGACGCTCGCGGCCCGCATCTGGCCGGAGCTGCTGCGCGCGCAGCCGCTGGACGTGGATGGGTGGACGCTCTACGCGGAGGCCCTGCGCGGGCTGGGCCGGGTGGAGGCCGCGGAGCGCGCCGACGGCATTGGCGCGGCGCTGGACTCCAGCAGCGCGGCGGCGCGCATGGCGCCCGTCACCGTGCTGCCGGTGCCCGCCGGCTTCCAGCACCCGGTGTCCCCGGACGCGGTGCCGGTGACGTCGGAGCGCTTCCCCCGCCTGGCCGCCGCGCTGCGCCCGCTGCTGTCGTCACTGGGCGCGGGCGGGCTGCGCGTGGTGGTGGACCCGGTGGGCGGGGTGGAGGCGTACCTGGCGAACTCCGAGGCGCTGGTGCTGGGCGCGGGCGCGCTGTCCTGCTTCGGAGCGACGGAGCTGGGCTACCTGTGCGCGCTGGCGCTGGCGCTGGGCGAGGCCGGCGTGAAGCTGGCGCGGCCCGGCCCGGTGCCCGAGCTGGAGGCCGCGGCGGTGGCGGCCTTCCGCGCGATGCCGTCCTCGCTGGCGGCCGGGCGTGTGCTGGCGCGGCTCGACCCGGAGGTGCGCGGAGGAGATCCGGCGAAGGTGGAGGTAGGACCCGTGCTCGCTCGGGGCGGGGTCTTCCGGGCGTTGGCCCTTTCCGTGCTCGAAGGCACATAG
- the queC gene encoding 7-cyano-7-deazaguanine synthase QueC, with protein MARRAVVLISGGLDSTTCLAMAKAKGFEPVCLAVAYGQRHAVELEQARKVSSAMGVKDFRIVSIDLRQVGGSALTADIDVPKDRPADEMSHGIPVTYVPARNALFLSLALGLAEVVDATDIYIGVNAVDYSGYPDCRPEFIRSFEQMANLATKAGVEGARFTVHAPLSGLTKADIIREGVKLGVDYGLTHSCYDPDPQGRACGRCDSCVLRKKGFEEAGVPDPTRYMETT; from the coding sequence ATGGCACGGCGCGCGGTGGTGTTGATTTCGGGCGGCCTGGACTCGACGACGTGTCTGGCCATGGCGAAGGCGAAGGGCTTCGAGCCGGTGTGCCTCGCGGTGGCCTACGGCCAGCGGCACGCGGTGGAGCTGGAGCAGGCGCGCAAGGTGTCCTCGGCCATGGGCGTGAAGGACTTCCGCATCGTCAGCATCGACCTGCGGCAGGTCGGCGGCTCGGCGCTCACCGCGGACATCGACGTGCCCAAGGACCGGCCGGCGGACGAGATGAGCCACGGCATCCCGGTGACGTACGTGCCGGCGCGCAACGCGCTCTTCCTCTCGCTGGCGCTGGGGCTGGCGGAGGTGGTGGACGCCACGGACATCTACATCGGCGTCAACGCGGTGGACTACAGCGGCTATCCGGACTGCCGGCCGGAGTTCATCCGCTCGTTCGAGCAGATGGCGAACCTGGCCACCAAGGCCGGCGTGGAGGGCGCGCGCTTCACGGTGCACGCGCCGCTGTCCGGCCTGACGAAGGCGGACATCATCCGCGAGGGCGTGAAGCTGGGCGTGGACTACGGGTTGACGCACTCCTGCTACGACCCGGACCCCCAGGGTCGCGCGTGTGGCCGGTGTGACAGCTGCGTGCTGCGCAAGAAGGGCTTCGAGGAAGCCGGCGTGCCGGACCCGACCCGCTACATGGAGACGACATGA
- the ddpX gene encoding D-alanyl-D-alanine dipeptidase, whose translation MTMRTWTVGAVGLGLCVSGLGLAQDAGTPKPAKAPKAKAKKAPLVQANTVVTDLVEDLRYATADNFLKKKVYPDSARCLLLPESAERLKKAADVLRPQGYRLKVYDCYRPRAVQYQMWEIMPVPGYVADPRKGSNHNRGGAVDLTLVTLDGQEVEMPTAFDSFTKEAHHGYEGGTEASRKHREILREAMEGAGFTPNRMEWWHYDLPDAKTRPVLDVPFDAKK comes from the coding sequence ATGACGATGCGGACCTGGACGGTGGGCGCGGTGGGGCTGGGGCTCTGCGTGAGCGGCCTCGGGCTGGCGCAGGACGCTGGTACGCCGAAGCCCGCGAAGGCCCCCAAGGCCAAGGCGAAGAAGGCCCCGCTGGTCCAGGCCAACACGGTGGTGACGGACCTGGTGGAGGACCTGCGCTATGCGACGGCGGACAACTTCCTCAAGAAGAAGGTGTACCCGGACTCGGCGCGCTGCCTGCTGCTGCCCGAGTCGGCGGAGCGACTGAAGAAGGCGGCCGACGTGCTGCGGCCCCAGGGCTACCGGCTGAAGGTGTACGACTGCTACCGGCCCCGGGCGGTGCAGTACCAGATGTGGGAAATCATGCCGGTGCCCGGCTACGTGGCGGACCCGCGCAAGGGCTCCAACCACAACCGGGGCGGTGCGGTGGACCTGACGCTGGTGACGCTGGACGGCCAGGAGGTGGAGATGCCCACCGCCTTCGACTCGTTCACCAAGGAAGCGCACCACGGCTACGAGGGCGGCACCGAGGCCTCGCGCAAGCACCGTGAAATCCTGCGTGAGGCGATGGAGGGCGCCGGCTTCACGCCCAACCGCATGGAGTGGTGGCACTACGACCTGCCGGACGCGAAGACGCGCCCCGTGCTGGACGTGCCCTTCGACGCGAAGAAGTAG